The Periophthalmus magnuspinnatus isolate fPerMag1 chromosome 12, fPerMag1.2.pri, whole genome shotgun sequence region gtaacatagcaaccaaagagccaatcaggagacaggctgtcgaaggtaacgcctctttccCGCCCGAACCTCTGATTTAGCAAggggcaggcgcttagcaacgctgtcaatcaaacctgttgctaacgctaacaggaggcgtctgatgtgtctgttattaatgttcatatcttgatttacagacacaatagtgaaataaaaaccccaggatcatgtagagggttaatacgaacatttaagaccagaatgagtctgaagcagcagagacagagagaggacagagggggcgctgtttatacacagagagtgaactggacaaagagtcgatggagcaggaagtgcgacatgatcacttcctgtttgtgacgCGGCGGTGGtaggttagatatgtccatttatataaacagactatggTCTAATCAAAACTATTGAGCAATTTAGACGCGGTTCATCCCTCGTTTCCATGGTTACTCCACAGCTCATGtacagaataaataaagttgaaaGGACACCCCCCTGTGGTGCATCAGTAGAACTGCAGGGTCAGCAGTTTCACAGGATTCTCAAGTTAAAATCCTCTAACAGACGATCGGTGAAGACGTGGGGCTGGACAGTAGCAAGAGCCGAGGTCAAGTCCCCCGTGTCCATCCAGGCGAGAAGAACCAGAGTCAGTGAGGTGACAGCGCCCCCGTGTGGCCTGTATGCAAACTGCAGAAGGTCAACCAGCTGCTCAGTAAACCTCAACATTTCAGCtctcaatatttttatttgctatcgagaggtcaaagttcagatCTTTCTCGCTGTCAGATCACGCTCAGACTTTTTCGGTGTCGGCATGAGCTCAAATGAGAATCTATTTTCTACATTAGTTTTAGTGTGGATCATTGATTTGACGCCAGCCCTGGACCAGACGAGCCTCTTCATGAAGCACTGAACAGAGCGGGTCAGCGTGTCCTCTGGGTCATAAACAGATAAACGTCTATGATTCTGTAAAACTCAAACTGAACCTCGTTAGTCGTTTAGCAGCAGAAGTCCTTCATTTATTCAGTAACAAACAGAAGCTCATGTTTTCGTGTTTTTAGACAAAGGTTTATTTTGTCCTTTGGCACATTTCAGTCGTATAATTATAAACTGGACTCTTCAGTGTTAATTGCACTTGttaaactttaaatgttttagtgTCTGAAGGTTAAAACGGCTCAAATGTCTCTGGACTCGGGTCAAACAGGAAACTGCGAGTCTCATTTAGTCCAAACAAAAGATGCTTCAGTTCATAAAGTCTCctctgtagcgccccctgtcgTCAGAGTTCAGctctaaatgaagctcatcgaggccagagcaggtttAACGTCTAATCTGGAGCACAGTTTCATATGTGGGATTCAGAGCATGAGCCGGAGtcgatgctcacttcctgtttggtacgCGGCGGTTAGCGGGTTGTCCTCCCTGCGCCCTCTGTTGGTCGAGGGTGGATCAGGAGGAGAAGCGtccctcgtctctctcctcctcctcttcttctctcatgtctctgtgtttctgtagaGTGTGAAGTTCCTGGGGTCCTTCAGGCTTCTCCACGAGCAGCTTCAGGCGGCTCAGGTGATGCAGAGCTCTGAGGATCAGATTCatcataacataaaaatatatccaTAAGTCAAACTAAAATAGCTGGAGTGAAACTACCAACAAGTAACAGAACTGAGTCAAAGTCTGGCTCTTCTTCACTTTTTGATGATTTGATACAGAGATAAATGTTTGAACATGTGCAAAGGGATGACAAAGGGATATCCTGGTCAGACATAAACTGTTTACAGGTCAGAGTCACTCAGAACGACTCAgagtgtttgaacttttatttacactaaACTGTTGTGTGAGATACACAGCAGCTGTAACTCAGAGCCATTTGGGAGAtggtgccttgatttgcataacACTGTGTTCAGCTGGAAAATCTGCATAAACACTGTACTGTGGACAAATAATCTGTGAAAGAGacattcaccatgaccacatcTAAAGTCATATTCTAAATGTAACTGATAACAtgtaatcacacatgggtttagtgtgtgtgtgtcatgtgtgaagtgtaaatgtgagggtgtgcgCTTTTGACagtcccgggtttgatccaatatggccgacttcctgtacggtttagggcggggccatagtatcatttttgtcatcctCACTcagattttatgttgtttttttccggGCCGGGCTGATTGGCCCCATGAGGAGGTCAGAGTCTGAGGAGGCGTCCAGTCCAGAGCTTTGGTCCATGTTCTCACCTCTGCAGAGACGGCTCCTCCTCCTCGACCTCTGGACCCTgagacaaacaggaaacaggaagtgacacggAGCTCCTCGGACTACACCCGTCGCAGAGGGGTCTACACCCGTCGCAGAGGGGTCTACACCCGTCGCAGAGGGGTCTACACCCGTCGCAGAGGGGTCTACACCCGTCGCAGAGGGGTCTACACCCGTCACAGAGGGGTCTACACCCGTCACAGAGGGGACTACACCCGTCACAGAGGGGACTACACCCGGAGGTGTTTACATGGATGACTCACCTGAGTGTTGGTGTGTAGAGTCACTGTTTCCTGTGTTCTGTCCTGTTGCAGCGCCCCCTGTATGTCCTGTAGCATTTTCTGTTTtggcgccccctgctgtggcgccccctgctgtAGCGTCCCCTGCTGTGCGTCCTGTCTCCGGTGCAGCTCCGTCTCCACAGCCTCGAGTCTGAAGAGGATCTGTTTGACCGCCTCCAGAGGACCAGGCTGAGGACACAAGGAAAGGAGTGAGGACACAAGGAAACAAGGACACAGAGAAGGCGttaggacagagaggacagagaggacagtagTGAGGACAGTAGTGAGGACACACACCTGAGCAGACTGGTCCAGTGGCTCCAGGTCTCTGAGCTGCAGGTCGAGGCTCTGATCTGAACtcactaaaacacacaacacacactaaaacacacaacacacactgaacacacaacggTTTAAAGGTCTGAAGGACATCGcactgatttatgtttatttactgcagacTGAGCCTGACGTGCGCGTACAGTCTGTTTTTACGCCCCACGTGTGCGTTCAGTCCGTTTCTAAATGTTTGAGGAACACTTGGCCTCAGAGTTCTGACCTGGAGGGACTGGACTCCCCGAGGCCGAGTTCTGCAAAGAGTCCAGGACTCGGTCTGCCTTCTGGATCAGGGACTCGATTCTTCGGTCTGAAAAGAGTCAGATCCGGTCAGATTGCGAGACAGGGCCAGAGTGTGTTCTCTTATGAGTGTACCTCTGTAGAGAGAGTCCACGGAGCTGCTTCTGTCTGTGACCATCTGAGAAATGTGCTCAGCGAACTGTAAACGCAGAGTCCTCAGGGTCTCCTCACTGTCCACctgcagaacacacaaacagaacacacataGAACACAAAGAGAACATACAGAACACAAAGAGAACATACAGAACACAAAGAGAACATACAGAACACAAAGAGAACACACATAGAACACAAAGAACATACAGAACACAAAGAGAACATACAGAACACaaagagaacacacagaacacaaagagaacacacagaacacaaagAGAACATACAGAACACAAAGAGAACATACAGAACACAGAGAACGTACAGAACACAAAGAGAACATACAGAACACAAAGAGAACGTACAGAACACAAAGAGAACATACAGAACACAAAGAGAACATACAGAACACAAAGAGAACATACACagaacattagaacacagacggtttaaatcagccctgttgtgtttgtgtctgctctgttcaTCTAAAACCAAGTCCGCTGaattctgcgttagaaaactgcgatgtccaataggagctgacggcgccgtaaacgtcatcacatcaaagcgccgcatgctgtagcgccccctatggacagatgcacatcacactagagcagcacttttttttttcacctgtaccaaaatgacgacgctatgagtatcaccaattaagaaaataaaactggagaaggaagtgcgtatgtcccagggggcgtgtcacaggtggaggttaaacgggggcagatcgacaaaatggcgtcttgaaaattgtgggttaaagattaaactcaaacatgaatcagtccaaacacaacttcagaggctcaacgaggagaaacatggagaaacatctgaagagTTTGAAGAACAGGactgatttaaaacacaaatccttAAACGTGACAAAGTGCCGGGTCATGGTCAGTATTTTGTTCGTCTGATGATGTAATGGCGTCAGCTCTTTTTGGAGGCAGTACACCGTGTATGTCCCACAGACGTGTGTTTACCAGCTGATCCTCGTCCAGCGCTCGGACCCAGGACGGAGCAGAGGAGCCAGCgtctacacaaacacatatttagTTTAGAAACAAAGCCTGAAATAAGAATGTTCCAGAATACAGCTGTTATCACGTGTCTCAGTAATCCTGTAGATTTAGACTCacaacactgccccctgctggtgcacCTTAGCACTCTGGTTTTTAAGGTTTAGATTTGACCTATGACCTCTCTGTGTCCcaagatacgaggtaaacacgATCAAATGTCTTTTACTGATACCCATTCTAATTTGAGAGCGCCATATGtgatttaaccaaataaaagcaGGTACCTTCGACCTCGGTGCCCCGTGGTTGTCTCTGGCCGCACactcgctctgattggctgtcccGGTGGCTGAGGCTGCACTCTGATTGGCCGGCGTCGCAGTGCTGTATCCAGGGCGGGTAGGGCAGGTCGGGGAGGCTGTGGACGTCCGAACAGTCCAGCGCCGCTTTGTTTGAGCTCAGCCAATGAGGAAGATGCATCGTGACCCGATCTCTGccgctcagccaatcaggacgcggcGCAGAGGCAGGTCCCGCCCACCGAGACGAGGGTGTTTCAGGGACGGGCTGAAACAGGACAGGCTGGGTCAAAAACTGGGGcaaatgctcaaaaatactgcaaaaatgACATATATTcattctccctcctctgcaccttgAGTCGTCCGT contains the following coding sequences:
- the c12h18orf54 gene encoding lung adenoma susceptibility protein 2 codes for the protein MRSSLRSVDALSPESTVTSLLSGSGHLTSSLQQSLSTSFTYKDKEYESASAALDAYITDFERSRDGNTAKGEGLGLPLPSTPRTTLGALRNRDVLRERLSEQELDFLTLPVSSLRHRDNRDRVSMTTDELLNLPNDGSMPITHTSAFLHGLASKSGPSQIRSPVKNTCSQSHAHRASSQPMTALHCSRCGGRQKTHGRLKPVPETPSSRWAGPASAPRPDWLSGRDRVTMHLPHWLSSNKAALDCSDVHSLPDLPYPPWIQHCDAGQSECSLSHRDSQSERVCGQRQPRGTEVEDAGSSAPSWVRALDEDQLVDSEETLRTLRLQFAEHISQMVTDRSSSVDSLYRDRRIESLIQKADRVLDSLQNSASGSPVPPVSSDQSLDLQLRDLEPLDQSAQPGPLEAVKQILFRLEAVETELHRRQDAQQGTLQQGAPQQGAPKQKMLQDIQGALQQDRTQETVTLHTNTQGPEVEEEEPSLQRALHHLSRLKLLVEKPEGPQELHTLQKHRDMREEEEEERDEGRFSS